A region of the Microcystis aeruginosa FD4 genome:
GTCAGATTAACACTTTCTATGAAAAACTATCGATAGATGGCAAAATAGAAACTATACAATTAGTATTGTCTGTAAACAAGAACAACCTATGGATATTGAATCAACTAAAGTTACTGATGAAGAAATTGCCCAGTTTTGCGCTGAATTGGCAGATAATCCAAGTGCGATTGCTGCTTTAGATGCCGACGATATGGCGATTTATTTTTGCGTTTCTTGAGAAGGGAATAATAATGGAGTCAAGGCAAATTCTATAGCTTGCTCATTAGGCAATCTTCTAATTAGGGTCTGCTGAAAAAGTTTTCCCTGGGGGCAGGGTGTGGGGTGTGGGGTGTGGGGTGTAGGGTTTTACCGATTTTCAGGTGGTCAACTACCTAATTTTCAGGGAAAAAGTACCTGAATTTTCCCCCCGATCACCCCTAGCTAAGGCACTTTTTGATGGGAAAAAAGTCTAAAAGTATTATCCAACAAGGTTTTTATATTTATTCAGCAGACCCTAAGTAGGGGGAGAGCCTTCGAGAGCCACCTTCCAATAAGGGACTTGCGCTTTGATCATGTGCCATAGGGCTGGTCTGATTCTTCTACAGAGCGATTTTCAAAGCCGGGATATTATTCCCACGCAAGTCCCTAACTCTTGTCGCCAGTGGACACAAACATGGTCGAGGTAGAAATGTTGAAAATTACGGTAGTGGTTTTGATGGAAAGCGATGAGGATGGTCATAATTTCGCTTAAAGTCAAGATTTTACCACGTTTACGAGCTTTATTATCGGGCCAAAGCCTTGTCTGTTCTAATTTAGGTTCAAATACACGGCATCCGTCATCGACAGGACGGAAAAGAGCTTCTAGACTGGACATAGATGGGTTGGGGGTGCTGATACGGTTATATATTTTTCAGCTTACTAGCCCCCGCCTTTTCTTTCCACTCTTATCCCGAACTGACGTTATGTAAGCTGTTAAGTATCTAAATTTCCGAAGTGATCTAAACTAGACAAGGGTATGGGAGGATAATTTTTTCCTACACTTTAATTCCTAGTACCTGTGTATGGGTTCCCCGCGCTTGGGTGACACCGATGGTTCTTTCTGATGCTTCAATCATCGGCCGACGCAAACTAACGACAATAAACTGCGCTTGTTGTGCTTGTTTTTGGATCATTTTAGCCAATTTTTCTACATTGGCCCCATCTAAAAACATATCCACTTCATCAAAGGCATAAAAGGGAGAAGGACGATATCTTTGTAGGGAAAAAATAAAGCTTAAAGCGGTTAAAGATTTCTCACCCCCGGACATGGAACTTAATCGCTGTACCGGTTTTCCTTTCGGATGTGCCACCAGATTTAAGCCACCATTAAAGGGGTCATTTTCGTCTTCTAGTTGTAAGTAACCATCACCATCGGACAGGGTGGCAAATATGGTTTTAAAGTTTTCGTTAACGGCCGTAAATGCTTCCTGAAAAGCATTAAATCTGAGAGTGGTAAAGTTTTCTATCCGTAAAAGTAGTTCGGTTCTTTCTCCTTCTAGAGTTTGCAGTTTTTCTGATAGTTCATCTAATCTCTCTTTAGTTTTTTGGTGTTCTTCTAAAGCTAACATATTCACCGGTTCTAAAGCTTCTAATTTCTTTTGTAACTGCCGAATATCGCTTTGAATTTTCTCGAAATCTCGATCGCTTTCGGGAATTTCTGGTAGGGGATTGGGTAAGTCACTTTCTAGTTGACTAATTTCTGTCTGTAAAGTGGTTCGTAATGCTTGTCTTTCCTCTTGATTGTTGACTAACTTTTCTGATTGCCAGATAGCCTGTTGTTGTTGGTTTTTTTGTTGTCGCAAAACTGTCTCTAATTGGTCTCTTTTTTGCTTGGTTTCTCCTAGTTGTTGCGATAATTGCTGTAAAGCTTGATTGATTTCTAAAATATTGTGATCAAGTTTTTCTATCTCCAGATTTCCGATATTGCTCTGATTAACTGCATCGGTGATTATTTTCTCAATCTCGGTAATTCTATCCGCAGACTCTTGACTTTTTTCCTCTAGTCTGATTTGTTGATTTTGTAGGTCTTTTAACTGTTCGCGGACTGTTGCGAGGTGATTTTCTTGGGTTTGTAACTCCAATTCTTGAGCGCGAATTATTCCCTGTACCTGTTGCCATTCGCTATGGGTATGATTGGCCTCTAAAGCAGTTAATTTCTCCTGTTCTTGCTGTAAAGATAACTCTAACTCAGGAATTTCTCTGGTTAATACTTCTAACCGTTGACGAGAAATAGTAATTTCCTCTTGCTGTCCTGATAATTGACGGATTAAATCCTCTTTTTCTGTGGTTAAACGTTGTAAATCCTTGCTTAATTGTTGTAGAGATAATTGATTTTCCCGATGACTCTGACGGGTTTCGGTTAACTGTTGGGTTAACTGACTGATAAGATTATTAAACTGGGTAATTTTTTCTTCGTTGCGGGTAAGAATGCGATCGATTTCTGCTAATCTTTCCCGTAGAGATTCCGCTTCACTAGACTCTTTCGGAGAAATTTTACCAAAACGCAGCCCCGATCGCGTCGGTTGGCTGCCTCCGGTCATAGCGCCAGTCATCTCTAATAACTCGCCATCCAAAGTGACAATGCGATATTGATTGATATAATAACGGGCAGAATCTATATCCTCGAAAACCACCGTACTGCCAAAAATATAGTTAAAAACCTCCCGATACTGGGGTTGAAACTTAACCAAATTCACCGCTAAATCCAGATAACCCCGCGCGTGACGCAGAGAGGAAAGATCTTGGGGACGGGGAGGACGAATTTTATTCAGGGGTAAAAAAGTGGCGCGACCGATGCGACGCTGTTTTAGCAAGGCAATTCCGGCAGCCGCAACGCTATCATCTTGGACGACTACATGACCTAAACGACCTCCGGCTGCGATTTCAAGAGCAATTTGATAACGTTCCTCTACTTCGCCTAATTGTGCCACTAATCCGCAGATTCCGGGCAAATCTGACTGTAATAATATTTGAGTGGCATAGGTTCCCTGGGCCTCCTGTTGAGCTTGCTTAGTCGCTTCCAGTTTATCTAATTCCCTCTGTTTGTCCCGTTGTTCCTTGAGCAGACGTTTTTGGGTGTCCTGACTGATAACGCGATTTTGTTCAGCAAGGGTGAGTTTTTGGGCTAAATTTTGGATATCGGGTTCAGAATTATTAATTTTTTGTAATATTTCTTGACTTTCTTCCGTTTTTGTGCTAATAACTTGCTCTAATTCTTGCAGACGTTGACCAGCTTCTACTATATTAGTTTGCAATCGATCGCATCTTTCGGTCAATTGGGCCCGTTGGCTACGGTAGGGGTTTAATTGTTCCTGAAGACGGGTAATATTGCGGGAAAGGTCACTTTGTTCTTTTACCCAAGCTTCTGACGCTTCTGCGAGACTACTTGCTTGCAGACGATGAGTTTCTAGGGTTTCCCTTGCGGTTTGGGTTGCCAGCAGGAGACTGGGTAAAATTTCAGTTTCTAAACGGCTTTTTTCAGCAGTAATCTGGTTTAATTCGCAATTATAACGATTAATTTCCTCTAAAAGTCTGTTTTTCTGTGTCTGAGATTCTTTTTCGAGGTTTTCTAACTCTTTTTGTCGTTGTTGCTGTTGTTGTCGTTTGGCCTGTTGACTCGCTAATCGGGAAGTCAGGGACAGGTGTTCATCTTCCCCGAAAGCTTTGACCTGTTGATTGAGTTTCTCTAATTCTTGACTATTTTGGGCGATTTGTTCGGATAAATTGGCGATAGTCTCGGTTAAAACCTGTTTTTCCTTTTCCCCAGCTTGAATTTGTTCTTTTACTTGCTGGCAGCGCTGCTGGAGATTTTGCCAATGGAGGACAATTTCCCATTGTTGTTTTTCTTGGACTTGGGCCTTGAGTTTTTGGTATTTTTCGGCTTTAATGCGATCTAGTGCTAATTTTTCCAGAGATTTTTGCAATTCTGTGGCAATAATTTGGCAGCGTTCTTCCCTTTCTTTAACCGAATCGATATTCTCCTTAGTTTTCTCAATTTTGCGGTCAAATTCAGCTACTCCTGCCAATTCATCGATAATTTCCCGTCTTTCCTTGGCATTCATGCTGATAATTCGGGTTACGTCCCCCTGTAACACCACGTTGTACCCTTCAGGATAGATGCGTAAACGGTTTAACTGGTCGTGAAGTTCACTAACCGTACAGGTTTCCCCATTGATATAGTAGGTAGAAGTATAGCTGCCACCCTTGGCCACTTTTAAGCGTCGGGAAACCGTCCAATCCCTATCGGTTGCGTCGGGAATATCGGCAATATCAAAAGTCACCGAAACACTCGCTTCGGCGCTATGACGTTGACTGTTATAGCTGTGATTGACTAAATCCGGTAATCTTTCGGCCCGCATTCCCTTGGAAGTAGCTAATCCCAAGCAAAATAACAATGCGTCGAGGATATTCGACTTTCCCGAACCATTTGGACCAGAAACCACCGTAAACCCCGGTAAAAAGGGTATAGGAGTTGTTCCCCCGAAGGATTTGAAGTGTGAGAGTTCGACCTTTTTGATGTAAACCATGGCAATAAGCAAAAAGTAGGCAAGCTATCAGCTGTCAGCTTGAATCGATAAGGGATAACTCCGGTTTATCCTTGAAAATATCCTCAGACTTGACCGGAGATGAGTTTGATTAGTTTCGTGGTTTGAAAATTCTATGACAATACCCTTATAAAAAAATATAGCTGAGAGCATCGCTTAGATGGCTTGAATCCATTCCTTGACTTGGTACTCTGTCCAGATACCATTTTGCCAGTACGGATCTGCTTCGATTAATTCCCGCACTTCTGACTCGCTGGCTGCCTGATAAATTGCGAAAACTTGGCTTAAATCTGCCGTTGGTCCGATAGTAATAAGAATTCCCCGTTCTTTCTGTTGATTTAATCCCTCTAGATGCGCTTGACGATAGGGTGCTCGTCTTTCCAGCACGTTTTCACAATAACTACCCCAAATAACAAATTTCGGCATATTTGACCTGTACTCTCTTGATCTGTTGCTATTTTACGATCGAATCGTCAATCAGACTAAATCGATCTAGAAAAGTGGGGGAGTACACAGAATCTACATTTTACTATAGCGGTTTTCACAGAAGTGAGTCCCGATTGAAACGCTGGCCTATCTATCAATGGATTTACTATATCTAATTAGACTGAAAAACGCTATATATAGATTAGCTAATCCAGATAGGTTTTCTATTGTATTTAAGTAGGTGGGTGGAATTAAATATAAGATGAACGTAGGTTGGGTTGAAGCATGAAACCAAACGCCCGCATGGGTTACGAAGTGCGCTAACCCATCCTACAAATAATTGTGCCTCCCTACTTAATAAAGATAAGCGTAAGTCAAAATTTTCCCTGATCAATCAGGGCATTGGTTCGACAGTATAGATTAATAAAAGTTGATTCTTTCACGTTCCACAACTAAAGGTCTTTTTAAAATTCTCATGTGCATTAAGCCAATGTATTCACCGATAATACCGATAAAAAATAGTTGCACAGAAGCGAGTAAAAATAGTCCAACCATGATTGGTGCGGTTCCTAAAGGGAAATAATTCCAGAACAACAATTTGGCGATTAAATAACCTAACGCCACTACCAAACTCAAGAGAGATAAAGCAAAACCCAAAAATGTAGCCATCCTCAAAGGAACATTCGAGTGACTGGTAATTCCCAGCATCGCCTCGCTATAGTATCGATAGAAGTTGTAACTACTAATACCCCGTTTTCGTCGTTGTTGTTGATACTCAAAAGAGAAACTTTCAAAACCTAACTCTTCAATGAGTCCCCTAAAATAGGGATAGGGATCGTTAATCTCTCGTAGAACATTGATGACTTTCTGATCGTATAACCCGAAACCTGTAAAATTTCTAGTCACTTTTATATCCGAGAGATTATCCATTAAATAATAAAAAATTTGTCTGGCAAAATAGAAAAAAGCTCCTTCTTTCATCGGAGTTTTAACCGCTTTAACAACTTTATAGCCTTCTTCCCACTTCTTGACAAATTCTAGGATTAATTCGGGAGGATCTTGCAGATCTGCTACGATAGGAATAACCGCGTCTCCGTAACACTGAAGAATACCATAGTAACCAGAACGAACGGGACCGAAATTTCTCGCATTGACTATGACCTTGACCCCGTGGTCTTTTTGAGCAATATTTCTCAGTATATCAACAGTTTTGTCGTGAGAAGCGTTATCGATAAAAATATGTTCATACTCGTAGTTAGGTAACTGATTGAAAACCTCTTTAACTCGTAGGTAAAGATCCTCGACATTTCCCTCCTCATTATAACAGGGAGTCATTACAGTAATTTTTTTCATTGTGATCCTTCTCTAAAAACAAATAGTTTCATCAAAACAAAAGAGATAACGGCCATCGGCAACAGTAAGATAGCACCAGCAATTAACATTTTAGTTTTTTGCTCGATGCCAATATCAATAGCATCAACAATTCTCAGCAACTCGACATTCAACAAGAAAGTCACCACATAAACTAAGACAAAACGAAAAATCAATTTGTTGTTTTTGCTACCAAAAACCAGTCTTCCTGTGGTTTGAAAGTTAAATAAAACTCCCAGAATGGTAGCCAGCAGAGCGGCTAACTTGTAATCCAGTCCAATAAGAATAAGAGTGGCAAAGGAAAAATAACCAAACAGGGTATTTATTACACCAACCAGCAAGAAACGGACAAATCTGTGTTTCTTGACAATGGCGACAAATTTATTCTTTTTAAGAAGATACATTTTACGATTTATCTCCAATAGACAGTTGCGATTTTTTATATGTTATGATAGTTTGGATTTTATTTATGGGTAAATCCTCCATCAATAATTATACTTTGTCCGGTGAGGTAGGTATTGTCTTGCGAACACAGAAAAACAACTAATTTGGCGATTTCATCAGGTTGGGCTAGGCACTGGAGGGGAATGGAAAGCAGCAATTCCCGCCAACTGCTCAGGTGAGTTGTTAGCAAAAGTTAGCTCCGTGCCTACATAACCTGGACAGACTGCATTAACTAGAATACCATAGGTGGCGAATTCTAGAGCAGCACTGCGGGTTAGGGCGTTCAGTCCGGCTTTGGTGACAGAATAGACGAAAATAGAACTGATGTTAAAAACTCTACCCCAGCCTGCGGTTTTCATGGCTGGAGAAAACCCTTTGATTAATTGCATGGGGCGATAATCTCAGTCCCTTGATTCTCTAGAAATGAAGCTATAGCCACTCCAATTCTGCGAGAAGCTCCTGTAATTAGGGTTTGCTGAAAAAGTACGGGCGAAGCATTCGGGCAATAACCTATCGGTGAAACCGTAGATTTTCTATCCGAATGCTTCGCCCCTACAGGACGCGGGCCGATGAAGACGCAAGGTTTTGAAGCACGATTCTCTCAAAATCTGGCACCTGTTTCACGAGAAAAGCCACAAAACCCTTACCTTGCCTACATTTCACATTTATTCAGCCAGCCCTAATTAGAGCTTTATGGTTTGTTAAATTTGTCATAAAATAAATTCTCATAGTGAGTCATCCTTTGTAAGCATCTTTTCGATGTCTACAACTCAGAATGATGACAACTGAGCCTTGATCGTCAATTTCATAACGCACTCGATAATCACCTACCCTAAGACGATATTCATTGGCATAGCCTTTCAACTTTTTAACTCCCGAAGGACGGGGTTCGTCAGTCAGCAGAAGGATTTTTTCGTTCAGGCGAGTTTGCACATCATCTGGAAAGCTTTTCAACTGCTTCTGCACAGGTTTAGGGATGATGACTTCGTAATTCATGAAGCTTGTTCAGATTGATTAGTGATATATGCTTGAATAGTTTGATAGTCGCCTATCTGATAAGCTTTTCG
Encoded here:
- a CDS encoding glycosyltransferase family 2 protein produces the protein MKKITVMTPCYNEEGNVEDLYLRVKEVFNQLPNYEYEHIFIDNASHDKTVDILRNIAQKDHGVKVIVNARNFGPVRSGYYGILQCYGDAVIPIVADLQDPPELILEFVKKWEEGYKVVKAVKTPMKEGAFFYFARQIFYYLMDNLSDIKVTRNFTGFGLYDQKVINVLREINDPYPYFRGLIEELGFESFSFEYQQQRRKRGISSYNFYRYYSEAMLGITSHSNVPLRMATFLGFALSLLSLVVALGYLIAKLLFWNYFPLGTAPIMVGLFLLASVQLFFIGIIGEYIGLMHMRILKRPLVVERERINFY
- a CDS encoding YciI family protein, yielding MPKFVIWGSYCENVLERRAPYRQAHLEGLNQQKERGILITIGPTADLSQVFAIYQAASESEVRELIEADPYWQNGIWTEYQVKEWIQAI
- a CDS encoding SDR family oxidoreductase, coding for MLTTHLSSWRELLLSIPLQCLAQPDEIAKLVVFLCSQDNTYLTGQSIIIDGGFTHK
- a CDS encoding type II toxin-antitoxin system RelE family toxin; protein product: MNYEVIIPKPVQKQLKSFPDDVQTRLNEKILLLTDEPRPSGVKKLKGYANEYRLRVGDYRVRYEIDDQGSVVIILSCRHRKDAYKG
- a CDS encoding GtrA family protein; translation: MYLLKKNKFVAIVKKHRFVRFLLVGVINTLFGYFSFATLILIGLDYKLAALLATILGVLFNFQTTGRLVFGSKNNKLIFRFVLVYVVTFLLNVELLRIVDAIDIGIEQKTKMLIAGAILLLPMAVISFVLMKLFVFREGSQ
- the smc gene encoding chromosome segregation protein SMC, whose protein sequence is MVYIKKVELSHFKSFGGTTPIPFLPGFTVVSGPNGSGKSNILDALLFCLGLATSKGMRAERLPDLVNHSYNSQRHSAEASVSVTFDIADIPDATDRDWTVSRRLKVAKGGSYTSTYYINGETCTVSELHDQLNRLRIYPEGYNVVLQGDVTRIISMNAKERREIIDELAGVAEFDRKIEKTKENIDSVKEREERCQIIATELQKSLEKLALDRIKAEKYQKLKAQVQEKQQWEIVLHWQNLQQRCQQVKEQIQAGEKEKQVLTETIANLSEQIAQNSQELEKLNQQVKAFGEDEHLSLTSRLASQQAKRQQQQQRQKELENLEKESQTQKNRLLEEINRYNCELNQITAEKSRLETEILPSLLLATQTARETLETHRLQASSLAEASEAWVKEQSDLSRNITRLQEQLNPYRSQRAQLTERCDRLQTNIVEAGQRLQELEQVISTKTEESQEILQKINNSEPDIQNLAQKLTLAEQNRVISQDTQKRLLKEQRDKQRELDKLEATKQAQQEAQGTYATQILLQSDLPGICGLVAQLGEVEERYQIALEIAAGGRLGHVVVQDDSVAAAGIALLKQRRIGRATFLPLNKIRPPRPQDLSSLRHARGYLDLAVNLVKFQPQYREVFNYIFGSTVVFEDIDSARYYINQYRIVTLDGELLEMTGAMTGGSQPTRSGLRFGKISPKESSEAESLRERLAEIDRILTRNEEKITQFNNLISQLTQQLTETRQSHRENQLSLQQLSKDLQRLTTEKEDLIRQLSGQQEEITISRQRLEVLTREIPELELSLQQEQEKLTALEANHTHSEWQQVQGIIRAQELELQTQENHLATVREQLKDLQNQQIRLEEKSQESADRITEIEKIITDAVNQSNIGNLEIEKLDHNILEINQALQQLSQQLGETKQKRDQLETVLRQQKNQQQQAIWQSEKLVNNQEERQALRTTLQTEISQLESDLPNPLPEIPESDRDFEKIQSDIRQLQKKLEALEPVNMLALEEHQKTKERLDELSEKLQTLEGERTELLLRIENFTTLRFNAFQEAFTAVNENFKTIFATLSDGDGYLQLEDENDPFNGGLNLVAHPKGKPVQRLSSMSGGEKSLTALSFIFSLQRYRPSPFYAFDEVDMFLDGANVEKLAKMIQKQAQQAQFIVVSLRRPMIEASERTIGVTQARGTHTQVLGIKV
- a CDS encoding SDR family NAD(P)-dependent oxidoreductase, which gives rise to MQLIKGFSPAMKTAGWGRVFNISSIFVYSVTKAGLNALTRSAALEFATYGILVNAVCPGYVGTELTFANNSPEQLAGIAAFHSPPVPSPT